In Candidatus Hydrogenedentota bacterium, the genomic stretch GGCGCGTCCTCCTCCAGCGATTCCGGAATGGTCAACAGGCCCGGATAGCCGGTGTCGCCGCCACTGGGCAGGACGAGCAACTCGACGAGGTCGTTGTCGCGCAGTTCCCAGAGTTTCGTCACGCTTTTGCCGTCCCGCTGGCCGCGCCCGGCCACGAAGGCGCGGTCTTTCCAGAACGCCATGGCGGGCGAATGCACCATTTCGGAGAGTTCCGCGTCGTTCCAGGTGGCGTGCGCGGCGTCGCTGGTAAAAAGGCGCGCGGGGTTGCTGCCGCCAGTGCGCGATAGCATGGCGAGGGATCCGTCGGGACGCTTCCAGAAGTCGGCCTCGCCGCACATGTGGCTGCGGGTCACGGTGGAGACGAGCTCCCAGTTCAGGCCATCCTCCGAGCGCAGGAGCCGCGTCTCCCGGGCGTCCGGCACGGGGCGCAGCGCGGTGTAGGCGGCGGAGTAGAAGGCGTCGCCCAGGTGGCGGACGCGCCACAGCCACCAGCCCGGTTCATAGAGCCCGGCGACATCGGACCAGGTTTCGCCATCCTCGGTCCAGACCGCGTGGGATCGGACCTTGTTGCGCTGCGGTGGTTTGGCGCCCTCGCCGTGGATGGTGTCCCAGACGCCGAAGTAGACGTAAAGGCGATCGCCCGCCAGCGCGAAATGCGGATCCCGGTCGTCGCCCAGGGTCTTGATCGTTTTCTGGTGGGCCCACGTGCGCATGTCCGGGCTGCGGAGGATGGTCACCGCGCCGTCCATGGAGTTGTGGCTTTGGCCGGTGCGGAAGCAGAGGTAGTAGTGGTCCCGATAGTGGACGAGATCCGTGAAGGCGTGGTGATCCGTTCCGGCGGTGACCTTGCTCCACCACGCGAGCGTGGCGCTGGGGGATTGTGCGTGGAGCGGTTGCGCCAGGAGGGTCATGGCGAGGGTAAGCAGAACGGAGCGCACGTTGGAATTCCTTCTAACGGGGATGGCGGCCGCAGCCCGACCGCGATTCAGGCTGGACAAAGGTACCCTATCGAATCCTTCCGAAGGGGTGCAAGAGCGCGCCGGGTCAGCCGGGGTTACGCCGGTCGAGGAGATTGCCATGAACATCGCGAACGTGGCTCTTGACTATCTTCAGCCCGAAAAGACGGTTTGCCAACTGACTGTCCAGCAACCATCTTGACTACTATTGGCTGGAAGACTCCGCCGGATACTGCCAGGCAGACTCACGCTTGTAGTACCATGACTCTTCTTTGCCCGGAAGGCTCACGTATAGGCGGGAGCACTTCGGGCAGAGCAGAACAGAGCCTGTCAACCGTGCGGAATCCGCTATCAGCGCAAGTCGCGTCTCTCCATCGTCGTTGCAATTCACAACGCGCATTTCTCTCCGGAGAAACTCTTGGTACTCAGGGTTAGCTACTACTAGGTAGGAATCATAGTTCGCTTCGAAGTTCGGTGGCTTGGATACAAACGAAAACCCGCAGGGACAGTACATTTCTAAACCTCCAATTGGTTTGTTGTATCACCGTGGACGCTATTGCTCGGCGAACCCGTGGCAATCCAATCCGCGCCTTCGGCGCGATGCAGGCGAGCCGCCTGCGCTCCCAATGGTCAACTCGCTTGTT encodes the following:
- a CDS encoding exo-alpha-sialidase — its product is MRSVLLTLAMTLLAQPLHAQSPSATLAWWSKVTAGTDHHAFTDLVHYRDHYYLCFRTGQSHNSMDGAVTILRSPDMRTWAHQKTIKTLGDDRDPHFALAGDRLYVYFGVWDTIHGEGAKPPQRNKVRSHAVWTEDGETWSDVAGLYEPGWWLWRVRHLGDAFYSAAYTALRPVPDARETRLLRSEDGLNWELVSTVTRSHMCGEADFWKRPDGSLAMLSRTGGSNPARLFTSDAAHATWNDAELSEMVHSPAMAFWKDRAFVAGRGQRDGKSVTKLWELRDNDLVELLVLPSGGDTGYPGLLTIPESLEEDAPRFYISWYSQVDVATGEREAGHGAGVYVGEVRIAADRQ